Within the bacterium genome, the region CCGAGAAACAATCTGACGTTTATTTCTTTAAAATACGCTTCCATTCTTTATTCCTGATTTTATCTTTTTCCCATTATACCCCACCCATCCCAAACCATAAAGGATAAATTAAGGATAAAGGTAAAAGGATGAAGGAGAACATGGGAATAGGCAAAAAGATTGGGCCCACTACACGACAAAATACCCCATAAACGTTAGAAAGATACCAACGACCATAACTATGAACAAAGGAACCTTTAACAGGACTGTGCTTTTCTGGTATACCTCTGTCAATTTGGCTAGCGTGTTCGGTAAAATGATCAGCCAGACTCCTTTAATGAGCGCAAGCCAGCCGAAAATTGTAATGATTACGGTCCAGTTAGCCGCCCATACATTGTGAAACAGCAGTATAAGAAGACCGAACAGGAGCGCAAGTATTCCGCCAAGATAAAGCAAAGCGGAGTTTTCGCAGAAATCTTTCATAATCTTCTGATAGCTTTTCAGGTTAAAGAGAAATCCTACAGCTATAATAATACAATACGGACCAAGAATTTTAGCAATAAATATTGAGTTTTCCATGTGAATCTCCTTTTATTATGACTTCGTCTTTTCCTCATTCTCCAGATATATTGACTGTGTTGGGAAGGCAAATTCTATTTGATTCTCTTCAAACTGCTTTTTGATTTCCAGATTTATTTCCTCTGTTGCCTGAAGAAATTCCTGATATTTTGTATATTTACACCAGTGCATTATAAGTATGTTCAAAGAGTAATCCGCGTATTCCTTGAAATATACCCAGTACTTCTCCGTTGAAGCATGATTCTTTAAAACATTTCTTAATATTTCTAATGCTTTTTTAAGCTTATCATAGCTTGTGTTATATGTAACACTTATTGTGTACACATTCCTTATAAATGGACGCTTCTGAATATTATTGATTATGGACTCTGTAACCTTGCCATTTGGCACTGCAACAAGTGTGCCATCGAAAGTCCTTATCTTTGTACTGCGCAATCCAATAGATTCAATCGGGCCATCATAGCCCTCAAGCTGAACTCTGTCGCCAATCTGAAAAGGCTTGTCAATAAAAATCGTTATTGCGCCAAAAAAATTAGCAATACTATCCTTTGCTGCAAGCGCAATCGCAACACCTCCAATCCCCATACTAACAATAATGGATTTAATATCATAATTCATATTGTCCAGTATTACCGCTACCGTTATTATCCAGATGAATATCTTTGCTACCTTTTGAAGAATAGGCATTAATTGGTCATCAAGCTTGGATTCTGTCCTTTCAACATAAGGAGCCAAATATTCCATAAAAATATCAACTGCCTTAACAAGAAAATAGGCAACATTAACAGCAATCGCTATTTTCAGAATATGTTCGGCACCTTTTTTTGCAATCTGAGGAATATTAAGGATTTCTACGATTACTACTATCCCGATAGTATACAGCAGGAATGACATAGGTCCGCTCAGAGAATCTAAGGTCTTACTCACGATGCGTAACTTTAAATTCTTAAATTTACTAAACACCTTCTTTAATCTGCTAATTACCATTACATTCAATACCCTGTTTGCAATACCTGCAGCCAGCAGGATGCCAAAACAAATAATATAACTGGATACTGAATTATTCATAAACTGAATCCTAAATAAATTCATTAAACTCATTTCACATCATCTCCTCTCTCAGGGATTTCACCCCCCTATTCGACTGTTACACTTTTAGCTAAATTACGGGGCTGATCAACATCACAACCTTTTAATACTGCTATATAATATGCTAATAATTGAAGCGGGATAACAGCTAAAACAGGCGACAGTGGAATAGAGGTATGAGGTATTACTATCAAATCATCTGCCATTTTCTTAATTTCGGGAGATTCTTCATCTGTTAATACTATAACCCTCCCGCCTCTTGATTTTATCTCCTCAATATTGCCCAGCATTTTTTCATAGCGGCGCCCCTTGAGAGCTAAAACTACCACCGGCATATTCTTGTCTATTAGTGCGATAGGTCCATGCTTCATCTCAGCTGCAGGATAACCTTCAGCATGAATATAGGAAACTTCCTTTAATTTAAGAGCTCCCTCAAGCGCAACCGGAAAGCCCTTGCCGCGTCCCAAATATAAAAAATTCCGGTTCTGATAATACTTACGGGCAATCCTTTGTATCTCTTCTTTTTTGTCAATCAATTCGTCCGCTTTTTTGACTAAGAGTCTTAGGTTTTGAACCAGTTCTATGCTCTCAGCCTGCTTCAAAAATCCCTTTGTTTGTGCAATATTAATAGCCAATAAATAGAGCATTACCAATTGTGTGGTAAAAGCCTTAGTAGAGGCAACTCCTATTTCCGGTCCGGCATGAGTATACAAAACCACATCAGACTCTCTGGAAAGAGAGCTTCCAACAACATTACAAATGGAAACTACAGGACACCTGCTCTTTCGTGTTTCTTCTACAGATGCCAGAGTATCTGCGGTTTCACCTGATTGACTGATAGCTAATAATACTGTTCCACGATCGATAATCGGGTTTCGATATCTAAATTCAGCTGCATAATCAACCTCAACTGGAATACGTGCTATATCCTCAATTAAATATTTGCCTACCAGACCAGCATGCCATGAAGTACCGCAGGCAGTAATAACAAGCCTTTCTAATTTCTCAATTAAAACATGTTCCTGTTTAAATTCTTCTAAATATATTCTGCCTGTATCTATTTCTGCTCTTCCTCTTATTGTTTCCTCTATTGCTCGAGGCTGCTCACATATTTCTTTTAACATAAAGTGGTCAAAACCTACCTTTTCTGCCATAGTACTATCCCACTTTATTGATACGCTTTTAAATTTTCTCTCAACTTCTCCTTTATAAACCTTTACTTTATCCTTTGTCAGTACCCCTACTTCTCCATCCTCCAAATATACTACCTGCCTGGAATAATTCAAAAAAGCAGGAACGTCTGAACCTACAAAATTTTCGTCACTTCCCAGACCAATAATTAAAGGACTCTTAGAACGGGCAACTACTATCTTATCAGGCTCATCTTCGCTAATTACAGCCAATGCGTAAGAACCATTTATTTCTCCTAATACCGTTCTCAGCGCTTCAAGCAGTCCTTTGCTTATGTTGTCTTCTATTAAGTGTGCTATTACCTCTGTATCAGTTTCAGATTCGAACCTGTGTCCTTCTGAGATTAGCTGCGTTTTAAGCCCGAGATAATTTTCTATGATTCCATTATGAACTACTACCAGACGTTTACTGCAGTCAGTGTGCGGATGAGCATTCTCCTCGGAGGGTTTTCCATGAGTTGCCCATCTGGTATGACCTAATGCTATATTCCCCGATAAATTCTCTTTTCCAATCTTTTCTTCTAACTTGTTTATCTTTCCTTCTGCTCGAAATCTTTTTAGAGCACCATCCTCTAAAACAGCAATACCCGACGAATCATAACCGCGATACTCCAGCTTCTTTAAACCTTCAAGTACTATTGGAACTGCTTTACGATAGCCGATATATCCTATAATTCCACACATAATCTATGGATATAATCCTCTTATCTTTATAGCTTCTGCTACTCTGCCTACAGCAAGCATATATGCAGCCATTCTCATATCAACATTCTCTTTTTTCGATATTGCCAGAACGTCGTAAAATGCTTTTGTCATAATATCTCTCAGTTTGAGATTTACTTCTCTCTTACTCCAGAAATAACTTTGTAATCCCTGAACCCATTCAAAATATGAGACAGTTACTCCTCCTGCATTTGCCAGAATGTCAGGAACTACATATATCTCTTTCTGTTTCAGTATATTATCTGCCTCATTAGTTATGGGACCATTAGCAGCTTCAACAATAATCTTGGCCTTAATCTTCTCAGCATTATCCTCTTTTATCTGCCCCTCTAAGGCAGCAGGTATCAAAATATCACACTTTAACTCAAGCAGACCCTTATTCTCTATAGAATCTGCATCCTTATATTTAGCCACAGTACCTGTGTTGGCCAAATGCTTACTAAGCTTTTCTATATCTAATCCACGAGGATTATAGATGCTTCCATAAACGTCACCGACACCTATAATCTTACAGCCCTCTTTATAAAGCAATTCTGCAGTTGCTCTTCCAACATTGCCGTATCCTTGAATAACAATAGACGTATCCTCTATATCCATATTAAAATACTTAAGTGTGTTCAACGCTGTGTACGTCACACCTCTTCCCGTAGCTTCTTCCCTTCCCTGAGAACCGCCTACAGATACAGGTTTCCCTGTTACTACACCAGGAACAACATACCCCTTATCCATGCTGTATGTATCCATAATCCACGCCATAATCTGAGCATTCGTGTTCATATCAGGCGCAGGAATATCTCTCTCAGGTCCTATTATCATTATTATTTCAGAAGTATACCTTCTTGTGAGTCTTTCTATCTCTCCTGTTGACATCTTGGCTGGATCACAGATAACTCCGCCCTTTGCTCCACCGTATGGTATACCAACAACAGCGCACTTCCATGTCATAAGCATTGCTAATGCTTTGACTTCATCAAGAGTAACATCCGGATGAAATCTAATTCCGCCTTTAGAGGGTCCACGATGTGTATTATGCTGCACCCTATAACCAGTAAACACCTCAAAACCGCCATTATCTAATCTTACAGGAATAGAAACTGTTAACTCTCTCACACATTTACTGAGTCGCTTATGCGCCACTTCGTTCAGATTTATCTTTTTTGCTACATTATTAAGAAGTTCTAAAGCATTATGCCACAGATTAAACGCCATCATTCACCTCCATTAGTTATTATTCTATTGCGCTTCTTCCTCTTTCTCTCGTTCTAACACGTATCACGTCTTCAACAGGCAGTACAAATATTTTCCCTGCGCCGATCTGCCCGGTTCTTGCAAGCCTTTGTATTATATCAATTATATCCTCAACCCTTTCCTCCTCAGTAACAATCTCTATCTTCACTTTTGGCAAAAAATTAATAGACTCATTATTTTTAACATTTTTCAGGTGCCCCTTTTGTTTTCCACAACCACTTACTTCAGTGATTGTCATTCCATCAATTGCTATCTCTCTGAAACCTTCTTTTATCTCTTTTAATTTAAACGGCTGAACAATACACTCGATTTTCTTTAACATAACAAATTCCTCCCTTATATGCTTTTATGCATGATATCAAATATTAGCTTAATGTCCAAACAAGTTACAGAGATTCTTCAGGACAATTTTGATTTTAAGATCCTATTTACAAGCTGAGGATTTGCTTTGCCCTTTGTCTCTCTCATAATTTGACCTACAAGAAAAGCCAATGCATTCTGCTTGCCAGATCTAAAATCATCAACTGGCTTTGGATTTTGCTGAACAATCTTATCAATTATCGAAACCAGTTCTCCCTCATCTGAAAGCTGAACAAGGTCTTTTTCTGATACAATCTGTTTTGCATCCTTTCCAGTACATACCATATCCTGAAATACATCCTTAGCAATCTTCCCGCTTACTGTCCCATTCTCAATCAAACTAAGCAGTTCCCCTAATTGTTCTGGAGACACATTAAGATTATTAATATTGATCTTTTTATCCTTAAGAACTGCTAAAATATCGCCTGTTATCCAGTTTGCAATCATTTTACAATTTGAAAAATACTTTGAACACTCTTCAAAATAATCTGCAATCCTCTTGTCCATTGTAAGCACTTCCACATCATAATCAGAAAGTCCATACTTCTTTTTTAATCTATCCCTGCGTGCTTTTGGAAGTTCGGGGAGACTTCGTTTCACTTCACTCACCCATTCTTTATCAATATTTATCCTCACCAAATCAGGCTCTGGAAAATATCTATAATCATGAGCTTCTTCCTTGCTTCTCATGGATTCTGTTCTATTAAGGTCTGTGTTCCACAGGCGTGTCTCTTGAATTACTCTTTTTCCTTTATCAATCGCTTTTTTCTGACGTATAATTTCGTACTCAAGAGCTTTCTCGACACCTTTAAATGAATTCATGTTTTTTAGTTCTGCCTTTGTTCCGAGTCCGCTTTCTCCCACAGGTCTTATTGAGATATTTGCGTCACAGCGAAGACTGCCTTCTTCCATATTACAGTCAGAAATCTCCAGATATTCCAGTATTTGCTTTAAAGATACAAGATATTGATATGCTTCCTCAGGAGAGTTTATATCAGGTTCTGAGACAATCTCAAGCAAGGGCACGCCGGCCCTATTTAAATCAACTCTAGTCCTTGAATCTTCTGAATTTTCAGAATGGATCAGCTTCCCAGCGTCTTCTTCCATGTGAACTCTGGTTATGCATATTTTTTTTACCTTCCCATCAAGCTTAATCTGAATCCAGCCATTTTCCCCAAGAGGCATATCATATTGCGATATCTGATAACCTTTTGGAAGATCAGGATAAAAATAGTTCTTTCTGTGGAATATACATCTCTCAACAACAGTACAATTAGTTGCTAATGCTGTTTTAATAGCGGACTGAACCACATTCTTATTCAAAACAGGCAGTACACCCGGAAGCCCAAGACAAACAGGACATGTTTGTGTATTTGGAGACGCACCAAAATTCGTACTGCATCCACAAAATATTTTAGTCTTTGTTAAAAGCTGAACATGAACTTCCAGCCCAATTACCGGTTCGTAATTCATCTCGCCTTCGAAGATTTCTGAATACTATTTACAATCTTCTGTAAGGAAATAAGTATTTTTATCTTTTCTTCAAAAGGTATTTTTACAAGTTCTTTATGAAATAGTTCTTTTTTTTTAAATAATTCCTTTCGTGTTATTATTCTATTATCTTCCATAACAATCTTTACATCTTTAGCTTTATTCACAACGACTGTCCTTCATAAAGCTTAAATTTCTCATCCAAGCCATACTTATGCAAAATTCCCCCACCTATAGCATAATCTTTAATTAATCCCTTCTCACGAAGTTCATTTATAATTTCTATTGCCTTATCCATAAGATACCTTATTTTAACCTTATTTCCCGAAAATACAATCACAAAAACTTGACAAGTATGATACCATAGCTATATTATATAGAAGTTGGTACGTAAAGAAGATGAAGGAGTTAGAAATGAAGACATATAATTTAACAGTAGTAATCGAAAAAGACGAAGATGGACGATATCTTGCTATATGCCCAGCTCTTCAGGGCTGCTATACAGAGGGAGAAACAGAAGAAGAAGCTCATGCATTGATTGAGGACGCTATTAAACTTCATATCGAGGACCGTCTTGAAATTGGCGAGCCAATTTATGAAGAAGTGGATGTGTCAAAAGTCAAAGTTGCAGTATGAGTCCTCGGCTACCTTCCCTGAATGCTCGTCAAATCATTAAAATCTTAAGAAACCATGGATTTGTCCTAGCTCGCCAAAGTGGTAGCCACGCAATTTTTCGCCATTCAGATGGACGAAGGACAACTATTCCTGTCCACGGCAAGAAAGATATTGGTCGTGGACTTCTCCGTCAGATTATGCGGGATACAGAAATTTCTCTAGATGACTTGTTAAAATAGCGTAAATATTCAGTAAACCCCGTGTCATTGCGGGCATAAAGGTTAAAAAGTGTTGCTATTTTTAAGATAACAGTACCATTTTAAGTAATGAATTTTGCGCATTTGGGTTAGTCCACGATGTCTTCTGTAATCGGCTTTGAGCCGTGAATAAAAGCTCTCTATGCTATTGGTTGTCGCCGAAATATTTGGTTCTTTTAAATAATGGAACATATTAGGCAGAGCATTGTTAATTAATACCATGGTACGTTTGATATCTTTAAAAGCTATATTAGTTATGGGCAAATGATTTCACAAAATCTCTGTATTTGTTTACCCAGGTTCTGTAGTTTTCGATAAACTGATCGCGCTCTTTGACAGATTTGATGCTGCAGAGGGTACGCAGAAGAATTCTCAGTTCTCTTCCTGCGGCTGTTTTAGGATATGTCCTAAGCCAGCGCATACCCTCACGTTGAATATGATAGAGACAGCGCTGAATGATAGCCTTTGGCCAAACTATAGCAATAGCTCTCATAACAGTTCGCCATCCATGACGATATAATGAGGCGTAAGACCCTGTTTCTTGAGCCTTTTAAACCATGGATAGACATTCTTAAAACCTTCTTTCTTGGTGTAGATATTTGAGATAATCGCTTGCCCTTTAACATTCATAAGACTTATCAGACATCCGTTTTTATGGAAGTAGGTGCCATCATAAATTAGATATTTGTACTGAGTATAGTCAAGCTGTTCATCAGGTAATTGTTCGAGCCAATAATTTTTAATGTGTTTGAGTTTGAACTCACTGTAACCTGAGAGATCGCATAGTTGTCTAATGCTGTAGCTTTCTTTAACCCATAGATTAAACCAGTGTTGTTCATTGAATCGTTTAGCATCAGGTCGTTTCCAGATGAAAGTTTTGGAGCATCTTTTACACCAGTACCTTTGCTTATTTTGTTTGGTTTTTCCATGTTGTTTAACCTGCGAAGAACCGCAACAATAACAATGTTTTTTTCATGATAAGCATCCCCTTTTATCAAAGCATTTTGGTAATCTAATACAAAATAAAGCCTATCTCAAACAATACCATATGGTTACAATTTTTGCCAGCAACACTTTTTAACCTTTATGCCCATTGCGAGGAGTACAACGACGAAGCAATCTGTCATTCCGCACTTGATGCGGAATCCAGTAGTGTTCAAGAAAAATAAAAGAATGGAAAAAGTTCTTGACAAAGAAAATGTTTTGCGCTAAAGTAAAATTAACTCGGGATACTGGGATGATTTTTTGGAGGTTTTTAGATGAAAATTAATAAAAACAGCCCCCTGCCGCGATACTATCAACTGATGTCTATTATCAAACGCCGGGCTTCCAGGTTAAAAGCAGGCGATAGGATAGATACAGTACAAGAATTATGTTCTAAATATAAACTGAGTAAATCTACTGTTGAAAAGGCAGTCTCTGAACTTGTAAAACAAAATATATTGGTTAGCGAAGTGGGTAGAGGGACATTTGTTCAATCTTCAACATATACGGAGAAGCGGTCTTATAATAAAAATATAGCGTTATTCTTAAACAGCACGTACTCTTCGGGTTCAAGCAAGAGCGGGAATATGGGCTTCTATGGAGATTTGCTGGAGAAACTTCATGAGTCTTTAAATAAAGAAAACTTTAATGTAAAACATTATTTTTTAAAAGATGGAAATCTCTCTAAATTAAGATTGAAAAATGATGATCTTAAGAACATGCTTGGGACGATTTTTGTTGGAACATATTCTGGTGATAACAAAGCTCTATTTAAAACTATACCAACTGTATTTGTTGGCTGTGAGATAAATAATAGAAATACAATATCGATAGTTAGCAAAAATGTCTCAGGTGGAAATGAAGCGACAAGATATCTTCTTAAATTGGGATTTAGAAAAATTGGATTTATAGGAGATAACCAACCAAATTATAAATTAAGGTATCAAGGATATTGTGAAGCATTAAATTCTGCAAAAATACCGATTAATGACAAAATCGTATGGTTTGATTATAATAAAGCAAACAGAGACTTAGGAGAAACTCCGTCTATTGTTGATGCTTTATTTTGTTGTGCAGACTGGATTACTCTGAGAGTTGTAAATTCGCTGCATAAAAACGGAATCGACATTCCGAAAGATATAAGTATAGTATCATATGATGATACGGATATATTAACACATATTGAACCTTTGATTACTAGCATTTCTATAGACAGAGCTGAAATGGCAACAAAGGCAATTGATGCTTTACAAATGATGATTAAAAATGGTAAAAATACTGGTAAAGTCATGGAAGTTTCAACAAAACTGGTTGTAAGAGATTCAACTTCTAATTTTGCGAAGGAGGTGAGTGAAAAATGTTAGATAAAATAAGGAAGATTTGGAGAAGGACTGGATTTACGTTGATAGAGCTTCTGGTCGTGATAGCCATCATCGCTTTGCTTGCATCAATGTTACTGCCGGGGCTACAGAAAGCAAGGGAAATGGGAAGACGAATTAAATGCATTAGTAATCTGAAACAGATTGGACTAGCATTTGCAATGTATGCTAATGACTACGACGACTCTTTGCCTCCTGCCCAATCTGGTAGTAATACGTCATGGATGCACTTTCTTTCGCCTTATTGTGACGGAATAGATTCCGACCTTGGAACAGGAGTATTAAAAAAGATTTTTGCATGTCCAGAGGATAAATATTTTAACAGGTATTACAACGAAGGACTTAGCACTACAAATCCAGGCGATAACCCTTCTTATGGAATTAATTACTACATTGCTTGTCCTGGTAATGCTCATCAGAAACTCAGAATTACTAAGATATCCAGACCAACTGAAACTGTGCTTTGCACTGATTCAATACATAGAAATGAGAAAGATCCTGACACTGAGTCCTCTTATTATACAATCGATTCGTATAACTTTATGAGCGATCGGCATAATAACGGATGCAATATCCTTTGGGCTGATTTTCACGTAACATATGCCTCGGAAACAGAAATGAATGACATGATAACTAATTCAGATAGGCGAACAAAATGGTGGTATGGAGAATAATAAATTTAAGGAGGTAAAAAATGGCAAAATTAAGAATTTTTTTAGTCTTTCTGTTATCTGTTTTTTTAATTAATACTATTGGCGTAGAAGCGTCTAAAAACTCAATAAAATTAAGAGCAACATCAAACTGGATTGTTTTTATGACGTTTAATGAAAAGGGAGTACCATTTAAGTTTGAACTAACCAAACAGGATTTAAATGGCTATAAAGGAGAAGATATTCTGGATATAGAAGTTTGTGGTCCTGATTACAATGTGATTCTTAAAGATATAATTCTTGATGATGGAAATGAAGATAAAGGCTGGAAAGAGGGCCCGGAGCAAATTAAGGTGTTGTCAATACCGGCTAAAGGGAAAGGCGTCTATCAGATAAAATGTTGCTCCCGGAAAGGCATTGACATGAAAATTTTAAACCCTTTCTCGTCGCTTGACAATATTGCCTTAAAATTGTTTGATGATAAACAAATCTGGATTGTTACTCCATGGCCAGAGGCTTATGTATGCCTGTTTGACGAGCAGAAACCTATATTTGAAATAAAACCCCAAGGGAAGAATGGCGATGTCGAAGGATTTAAGATCTATGACAACAAGGGTTCTTTATTATGGAAAGGAGACGTTCAAGAGAAACGAGAGAAGGAAATTAAATTAGAAGGTAAAGATACTTTTTTCAGGTTTAAACAGTCAGGCTGTGAGAGTTTCTTTTTGAAAGTCAATAATCTTTCAAAACCTATAGTTCTTTTTCCAAGTAAGGACGATATGAACAAATTTAATTTGAAAGCCGCTGAAGACTATATCGATACAATGGGAAAAATAGATTGGTATGAGCATACATTTATTCGCCTAACCAATCCCCCCGTGTTTTATATATTTCCAAACACTCAAGGAAAGTTGCTTTTTAACTTTAAGAAGAGAGATTGTAATGGATATGCCGGTGAGGATATACTTTCATTTACTGTATATGATTCAAAGAGTAAAGTTGTTTTAAAGGGGCAGGTTGCTGATGATGGTGAATCAACAGGTTCATGGCAGGACGGTCCTCCACAAGATAAAACAATCGAACTGATGGGAAATATCAGTGAGTATTATAAAATTGTATTCCAGAAAAGTATAGATATTTCAATCGGGAATTTTAAATTATTAAATGGAAATTTTGTATTCGGCTTTATGGATAGAAAAGATATTATTTTTATTAAAGCACACGGTGAATATTGTATATATATACCTACAAGAGACGAAGGGCATGATGCTTTTACAACATTTATTGCGAGCAAAAGGTGGAGAACATCGAGAATTAATTCATTAGTTGTATATGATAGTAATGATAATAATATATTTGATGCTTCTAAGGAAGATTTTGAAAAAATAAATGGGAAGAAGAAAATCAAGATAAAAAAGTTAGATGAATTTTTTCGTTTGTCAGCAGATGCGGATGCTATTACATTTAATAACACAATACATCAAATATATATAGCAGCTCATAAAAGCGATTTTGACAAGTTTATTGACCTAATAGAGGACCAAGAAATGCGGCCGTCGATACCAGGAAAAAATATATTACCAAAACTTATTTCTAAAGAAGGAGATGCATTAAGTGATAAATGGGAATGTGTAGCTGAGGGGAAATCAAGTGGGGTTCGCAAAAAAAGCTATATTGAAAGCATACAATTTATGTGGGATAATGAAAAATATATCTTAACTTCAGATA harbors:
- a CDS encoding Glu/Leu/Phe/Val dehydrogenase, with protein sequence MAFNLWHNALELLNNVAKKINLNEVAHKRLSKCVRELTVSIPVRLDNGGFEVFTGYRVQHNTHRGPSKGGIRFHPDVTLDEVKALAMLMTWKCAVVGIPYGGAKGGVICDPAKMSTGEIERLTRRYTSEIIMIIGPERDIPAPDMNTNAQIMAWIMDTYSMDKGYVVPGVVTGKPVSVGGSQGREEATGRGVTYTALNTLKYFNMDIEDTSIVIQGYGNVGRATAELLYKEGCKIIGVGDVYGSIYNPRGLDIEKLSKHLANTGTVAKYKDADSIENKGLLELKCDILIPAALEGQIKEDNAEKIKAKIIVEAANGPITNEADNILKQKEIYVVPDILANAGGVTVSYFEWVQGLQSYFWSKREVNLKLRDIMTKAFYDVLAISKKENVDMRMAAYMLAVGRVAEAIKIRGLYP
- a CDS encoding type II toxin-antitoxin system HicB family antitoxin, producing MKTYNLTVVIEKDEDGRYLAICPALQGCYTEGETEEEAHALIEDAIKLHIEDRLEIGEPIYEEVDVSKVKVAV
- a CDS encoding P-II family nitrogen regulator, translating into MLKKIECIVQPFKLKEIKEGFREIAIDGMTITEVSGCGKQKGHLKNVKNNESINFLPKVKIEIVTEEERVEDIIDIIQRLARTGQIGAGKIFVLPVEDVIRVRTRERGRSAIE
- a CDS encoding prepilin-type N-terminal cleavage/methylation domain-containing protein; translation: MLDKIRKIWRRTGFTLIELLVVIAIIALLASMLLPGLQKAREMGRRIKCISNLKQIGLAFAMYANDYDDSLPPAQSGSNTSWMHFLSPYCDGIDSDLGTGVLKKIFACPEDKYFNRYYNEGLSTTNPGDNPSYGINYYIACPGNAHQKLRITKISRPTETVLCTDSIHRNEKDPDTESSYYTIDSYNFMSDRHNNGCNILWADFHVTYASETEMNDMITNSDRRTKWWYGE
- a CDS encoding mechanosensitive ion channel family protein yields the protein MNNSVSSYIICFGILLAAGIANRVLNVMVISRLKKVFSKFKNLKLRIVSKTLDSLSGPMSFLLYTIGIVVIVEILNIPQIAKKGAEHILKIAIAVNVAYFLVKAVDIFMEYLAPYVERTESKLDDQLMPILQKVAKIFIWIITVAVILDNMNYDIKSIIVSMGIGGVAIALAAKDSIANFFGAITIFIDKPFQIGDRVQLEGYDGPIESIGLRSTKIRTFDGTLVAVPNGKVTESIINNIQKRPFIRNVYTISVTYNTSYDKLKKALEILRNVLKNHASTEKYWVYFKEYADYSLNILIMHWCKYTKYQEFLQATEEINLEIKKQFEENQIEFAFPTQSIYLENEEKTKS
- a CDS encoding type II toxin-antitoxin system HicA family toxin — translated: MSPRLPSLNARQIIKILRNHGFVLARQSGSHAIFRHSDGRRTTIPVHGKKDIGRGLLRQIMRDTEISLDDLLK
- the gatB gene encoding Asp-tRNA(Asn)/Glu-tRNA(Gln) amidotransferase subunit GatB, whose protein sequence is MNYEPVIGLEVHVQLLTKTKIFCGCSTNFGASPNTQTCPVCLGLPGVLPVLNKNVVQSAIKTALATNCTVVERCIFHRKNYFYPDLPKGYQISQYDMPLGENGWIQIKLDGKVKKICITRVHMEEDAGKLIHSENSEDSRTRVDLNRAGVPLLEIVSEPDINSPEEAYQYLVSLKQILEYLEISDCNMEEGSLRCDANISIRPVGESGLGTKAELKNMNSFKGVEKALEYEIIRQKKAIDKGKRVIQETRLWNTDLNRTESMRSKEEAHDYRYFPEPDLVRINIDKEWVSEVKRSLPELPKARRDRLKKKYGLSDYDVEVLTMDKRIADYFEECSKYFSNCKMIANWITGDILAVLKDKKININNLNVSPEQLGELLSLIENGTVSGKIAKDVFQDMVCTGKDAKQIVSEKDLVQLSDEGELVSIIDKIVQQNPKPVDDFRSGKQNALAFLVGQIMRETKGKANPQLVNRILKSKLS
- the glmS gene encoding glutamine--fructose-6-phosphate transaminase (isomerizing), encoding MCGIIGYIGYRKAVPIVLEGLKKLEYRGYDSSGIAVLEDGALKRFRAEGKINKLEEKIGKENLSGNIALGHTRWATHGKPSEENAHPHTDCSKRLVVVHNGIIENYLGLKTQLISEGHRFESETDTEVIAHLIEDNISKGLLEALRTVLGEINGSYALAVISEDEPDKIVVARSKSPLIIGLGSDENFVGSDVPAFLNYSRQVVYLEDGEVGVLTKDKVKVYKGEVERKFKSVSIKWDSTMAEKVGFDHFMLKEICEQPRAIEETIRGRAEIDTGRIYLEEFKQEHVLIEKLERLVITACGTSWHAGLVGKYLIEDIARIPVEVDYAAEFRYRNPIIDRGTVLLAISQSGETADTLASVEETRKSRCPVVSICNVVGSSLSRESDVVLYTHAGPEIGVASTKAFTTQLVMLYLLAINIAQTKGFLKQAESIELVQNLRLLVKKADELIDKKEEIQRIARKYYQNRNFLYLGRGKGFPVALEGALKLKEVSYIHAEGYPAAEMKHGPIALIDKNMPVVVLALKGRRYEKMLGNIEEIKSRGGRVIVLTDEESPEIKKMADDLIVIPHTSIPLSPVLAVIPLQLLAYYIAVLKGCDVDQPRNLAKSVTVE
- a CDS encoding substrate-binding domain-containing protein encodes the protein MKINKNSPLPRYYQLMSIIKRRASRLKAGDRIDTVQELCSKYKLSKSTVEKAVSELVKQNILVSEVGRGTFVQSSTYTEKRSYNKNIALFLNSTYSSGSSKSGNMGFYGDLLEKLHESLNKENFNVKHYFLKDGNLSKLRLKNDDLKNMLGTIFVGTYSGDNKALFKTIPTVFVGCEINNRNTISIVSKNVSGGNEATRYLLKLGFRKIGFIGDNQPNYKLRYQGYCEALNSAKIPINDKIVWFDYNKANRDLGETPSIVDALFCCADWITLRVVNSLHKNGIDIPKDISIVSYDDTDILTHIEPLITSISIDRAEMATKAIDALQMMIKNGKNTGKVMEVSTKLVVRDSTSNFAKEVSEKC